The Malus domestica chromosome 13, GDT2T_hap1 genome includes a window with the following:
- the LOC103451620 gene encoding uncharacterized protein — translation MAVSIPIVAIVTSLHLIAFIFAVGAERRRSTAKIVPDEYDERTYCVYGTDASTVYGLAAFGLLAVSQTVLNVVTRCLCCGKGLVTGSSTTWTVFFFVFSWTTFLGAEACLLAGSAKNAYHTKYRGIFKVDDLSCATLRKGVFAAGAALTLLSLAGSSLYYWAHSKADTGGWEKHRNEGLDMSSSNYGQHEQHEQQTSGFQKV, via the exons ATGGCAGTCTCGATACCCATAGTCGCCATCGTTACCTCCCTCCATCTCATCGCCTTCATCTTCGCCGTCGGCGCCGAACGACGCCGTAGCACG GCGAAGATAGTGCCCGATGAGTACGACGAGCGTACCTACTGCGTGTACGGCACGGATGCCTCCACGGTGTACGGACTAGCGGCGTTTGGGCTGCTTGCCGTCAGCCAGACGGTGCTTAACGTCGTCACCAGGTGTCTCTGCTGCGGCAAAGGTCTAGTCACTGGCTCCTCCACCACTTGGAccgtcttcttcttcgtcttctcctg GACAACCTTTTTGGGAGCGGAGGCGTGCTTGTTGGCTGGGTCGGCAAAGAATGCATACCACACCAAGTACCGGGGAATCTTCAAAGTAGATGACTTGTCCTGTGCTACTCTGCGCAAGGGCGTGTTTGCCGCCGGCGCTGCTCTTACGCTGTTGTCACTGGCAGGGTCAAGTCTTTACTACTGGGCGCATTCCAAAGCTGATACTGGGGGATGGGAGAAGCACCGAAACGAAGGCCTTGACATGAGCAGTTCTAACTACGGGCAGCACGAGCAGCATGAACAACAAACCAGTGGATTTCAGAAGGTATAA